In the genome of Thermosphaera aggregans DSM 11486, one region contains:
- a CDS encoding phenylalanine--tRNA ligase subunit alpha has protein sequence MTGEVYLTPRQSKIVSLVLSGVNDLEKISQQLGVKPEDIMRDITELANKGLLTVHREVEKRLKVTRIGRLYMEKGLPEKNVLKYYGECVDKTVEAITNCLSEKTGLDRDEISIGIQYVLKAKCGKIVEGSLVIEDPLICQQLLTTADRVEELLRNIDREIKIPVEEVTELKKRRMVEIVEKRVLRISPTPLLQELNTKGLIKEKEIITVVKPSMVFDLNKYVIKEFDLSIPVPRLPSVRKHPFMEFIDDLRDIMVSLGFEEVKGPHVEAEFWNFDVLYQAQDHPAREIHDTFFVKSDARASISSQLMERARSVHEKGWGYKWSPERAMRLVLRSQTTAVSARAIFERGEGEYRVFTIDRVFRPENLDAKHSMEFHQLDGIIVGKNVNFKHLLYFFKELAAALGIKEVWFKPGYFPFTEPSVEGYIKHPKLGWVEVFPGGVFRPEVMEILGAPGVKAVAWGIGVDRLAMQVLGIDDIRMLFATDLEVLKNMKYLGLPHKFSKTSGRDVKVAEYPE, from the coding sequence ATGACGGGCGAAGTATACTTAACCCCGAGGCAGAGCAAGATCGTCAGCTTAGTTCTCAGCGGAGTGAATGATCTAGAAAAAATTTCGCAACAGCTCGGCGTGAAACCCGAGGATATAATGAGAGATATTACTGAGTTAGCCAACAAGGGCTTGCTAACGGTTCACAGAGAGGTGGAGAAAAGACTAAAGGTCACGAGGATCGGAAGGCTATACATGGAGAAGGGGCTACCGGAGAAAAACGTTCTAAAATACTATGGAGAATGCGTTGATAAGACTGTAGAGGCGATAACTAATTGTTTATCCGAGAAAACAGGGTTAGACCGTGACGAAATTTCCATAGGGATACAGTATGTTTTGAAGGCGAAGTGCGGCAAAATAGTAGAGGGTTCCCTAGTTATAGAAGACCCGTTGATTTGTCAGCAACTCTTGACAACCGCAGATCGGGTTGAAGAATTATTGCGCAACATAGACAGAGAAATCAAGATCCCTGTCGAGGAGGTGACGGAGTTAAAGAAGAGAAGGATGGTTGAGATTGTTGAGAAAAGGGTTTTGAGAATAAGTCCAACGCCCTTACTGCAAGAGTTGAACACTAAGGGTTTGATCAAGGAGAAGGAAATAATCACTGTCGTGAAACCCTCAATGGTGTTCGACCTGAATAAATATGTGATTAAAGAATTCGATCTTTCAATCCCTGTTCCAAGGCTTCCCAGTGTGAGAAAGCACCCCTTCATGGAGTTCATAGATGATTTAAGAGATATAATGGTCTCCCTAGGCTTTGAGGAGGTGAAAGGACCCCATGTTGAAGCAGAGTTTTGGAATTTCGACGTGCTTTACCAAGCTCAGGATCACCCAGCCAGGGAAATACACGACACATTCTTTGTTAAAAGCGATGCTAGAGCCTCAATCTCAAGCCAATTAATGGAGAGAGCTAGGAGTGTTCACGAGAAAGGATGGGGATATAAGTGGAGCCCTGAAAGAGCGATGAGGCTTGTCTTACGTAGCCAGACAACAGCAGTGTCTGCTAGAGCTATTTTCGAAAGAGGGGAAGGAGAATACAGGGTTTTCACAATAGACAGGGTGTTCCGCCCTGAGAACTTGGACGCTAAACACAGCATGGAGTTCCACCAGCTTGATGGAATTATTGTGGGGAAGAATGTTAATTTCAAACACCTGCTCTACTTCTTCAAAGAACTCGCTGCGGCTTTAGGGATAAAGGAGGTATGGTTTAAGCCAGGCTACTTCCCATTTACTGAGCCGAGCGTCGAAGGATATATAAAACATCCCAAGCTTGGATGGGTTGAGGTTTTCCCTGGTGGAGTATTTAGGCCGGAGGTTATGGAAATTCTCGGTGCACCAGGAGTTAAAGCGGTAGCATGGGGTATCGGTGTTGACAGGCTCGCCATGCAGGTGCTAGGGATCGATGATATAAGGATGCTTTTTGCAACGGACCTAGAGGTTTTAAAGAATATGAAGTACTTAGGGCTTCCCCACAAGTTTTCAAAAACCAGCGGGAGAGATGTGAAAGTTGCGGAATATCCTGAATAA
- a CDS encoding molybdopterin-dependent oxidoreductase yields the protein MKCYLVEEKSTRVKGVKYVVDCVVGEKLLRSVEELQSMINEVFHAIFKTEKPLELVFDSSEPIGSNHLLYRFRIMIDNGRYIGVRIVTRNNEVKRVLFTVPEGYDGSNFNIKLVKDQPVLKENTGFNDGGHPPGQVFIPNFVIYNILGIPKFSIEEWRLEITGLVENPVILDLKGLYDLGLTDYLIDFHCVTGWSVRSVAMRGVPFERILNLVKPIHGVKWVYTEGMDGYTTIFPFEEVLKPNVFLALEMNGRPLEFLHGYPVRLIIPHLYGWKSAKWLRRIVFMDEYVNGYWESFGYHPRGRVYEEERFKDY from the coding sequence ATGAAGTGTTACCTTGTAGAGGAGAAAAGTACCAGAGTAAAAGGAGTCAAATACGTGGTTGATTGCGTTGTTGGTGAAAAGTTGTTGAGAAGTGTGGAGGAGTTGCAAAGCATGATAAATGAGGTTTTCCATGCAATTTTCAAAACGGAAAAACCCCTTGAATTAGTCTTCGACTCGAGCGAACCTATTGGAAGTAACCATTTACTATACAGATTTAGGATTATGATAGACAACGGGAGATATATCGGCGTCAGGATTGTTACAAGAAACAATGAGGTTAAAAGAGTGCTGTTTACAGTTCCTGAGGGATATGATGGATCGAATTTCAATATTAAGTTGGTTAAGGATCAACCCGTTCTAAAAGAGAATACTGGATTTAACGACGGGGGTCACCCGCCCGGTCAGGTATTTATTCCTAACTTCGTCATTTACAATATTCTTGGAATACCTAAATTCTCAATAGAAGAATGGCGGTTAGAGATAACGGGTCTGGTTGAAAACCCTGTGATCCTTGACCTAAAAGGGTTGTATGATTTAGGTTTAACTGATTATTTGATTGACTTTCATTGTGTAACTGGCTGGAGCGTTAGAAGTGTTGCGATGAGAGGCGTTCCATTCGAGCGAATCCTCAATCTTGTTAAACCAATCCATGGGGTTAAATGGGTTTACACTGAGGGTATGGATGGATACACCACAATATTTCCCTTTGAAGAGGTTTTGAAACCAAATGTTTTCCTAGCCTTAGAAATGAACGGTAGACCTCTCGAATTTCTCCATGGATATCCAGTAAGGCTCATAATACCTCACCTTTATGGGTGGAAGAGCGCTAAGTGGCTGAGAAGAATAGTGTTCATGGACGAGTACGTTAATGGGTATTGGGAATCTTTTGGATACCATCCGAGGGGGAGGGTTTACGAGGAGGAGAGATTTAAGGATTATTGA
- a CDS encoding ABC transporter ATP-binding protein, whose product MRLADLIIVKLENVTLGYYTIPRGWKSLFKVKQPVVFNVNLNIVDGEKVVIIGESGSGKTTLLKTILGILPPFEGRVYVLGKSIYDLPAKERRKITRQIGYVPQDPYKSLNPRVKIETVMKEPLEKDNLTDREIKERINEALRLVQLHEKILDYYPMQLSGGMMQRVLIARAIVHEPEILVLDEPTSALDVSIQAQVINLLNQIQRKLELAMLTVTHDLAVAQYLGDRVVIIHKGRIVEEGETRIVLSQPSHEYTRLLISSYRASI is encoded by the coding sequence TTGAGATTGGCTGATTTAATAATTGTTAAACTCGAGAATGTTACATTAGGATACTACACTATTCCCAGAGGTTGGAAGTCACTATTCAAGGTTAAACAGCCAGTTGTTTTCAACGTCAACTTAAATATTGTTGATGGTGAGAAGGTTGTAATAATAGGTGAGAGCGGTTCGGGTAAGACAACGCTTTTGAAAACCATTCTAGGCATTCTACCTCCATTTGAGGGAAGGGTTTATGTCCTAGGTAAAAGCATATATGATCTTCCAGCTAAGGAGCGTAGAAAAATTACTAGGCAGATAGGATATGTACCACAGGACCCGTATAAATCGTTGAACCCTAGGGTGAAGATTGAAACAGTGATGAAGGAGCCTCTTGAGAAGGACAATTTAACGGATAGGGAGATAAAAGAGAGGATTAATGAAGCACTCAGGCTTGTTCAATTGCATGAGAAAATCCTTGACTACTATCCAATGCAGCTTAGTGGAGGAATGATGCAAAGGGTTTTGATCGCTAGGGCCATAGTGCATGAACCTGAGATACTTGTTTTGGATGAACCGACATCAGCACTCGACGTGTCTATACAGGCACAGGTTATAAATTTATTGAACCAAATTCAGAGAAAGCTTGAGTTAGCAATGCTAACGGTAACCCACGATCTTGCGGTAGCTCAATACTTGGGTGATAGAGTTGTTATTATTCACAAGGGGAGAATAGTAGAGGAGGGGGAAACCAGGATAGTCCTATCCCAGCCATCTCATGAGTACACCCGGTTGTTGATTTCAAGCTACAGGGCTTCAATATAG
- a CDS encoding ABC transporter permease, with the protein MPVSLNYIVKRLFWSILVLVGVIIFSYLVIILSPGDPAVKWAGNPRGVNATLAIEAARRELGLDKPLYMQVFDFVAKVLTGDLGISIAYKQPVFTILYSNLAATLELLLCSYIIVLPIGIFLGVYSALHRDELIDDVLQSFGTIMANTPAFWLAAIVFLLLVSTGSPVYGRIDTRLALETGFQPITGFYLLDSILQGNIVIFIDVLVKLIPPALIIGVYPLGLSIRLSRTLMAESLTEDFVRAAVAWGVKRRRIIWKYAFRASIPPLVQVFGLAFAYSLIDAMVVEYAVFGREGLGRLLVDALNYSDFKLAIGLLIVVTVFYLVINTVADVIQALIDPRVRL; encoded by the coding sequence ATGCCGGTCAGCTTAAACTATATTGTGAAGAGGCTTTTTTGGAGCATACTAGTCCTTGTAGGCGTTATTATTTTCTCATATTTGGTTATCATCCTGTCGCCCGGAGACCCGGCGGTCAAGTGGGCTGGAAACCCGCGAGGAGTTAACGCTACCCTCGCTATTGAAGCGGCCAGAAGGGAGTTGGGTCTTGACAAGCCCTTGTACATGCAGGTTTTTGACTTCGTCGCCAAGGTTTTAACAGGAGACTTGGGAATTAGCATAGCCTATAAGCAACCAGTTTTCACCATCCTCTACTCGAATCTCGCTGCAACGCTTGAGCTTCTTTTATGCTCGTACATAATTGTTCTCCCTATAGGCATATTTCTTGGAGTATATTCCGCCCTCCACAGGGATGAATTGATTGATGACGTTTTGCAGAGTTTTGGCACAATAATGGCTAATACGCCTGCGTTCTGGCTTGCCGCGATAGTGTTTCTACTACTGGTGTCAACAGGTAGCCCCGTGTACGGAAGAATTGACACGAGGCTGGCTCTGGAAACGGGTTTTCAACCGATTACAGGATTCTACTTGCTTGACAGTATTCTCCAAGGAAATATAGTCATCTTCATTGACGTTTTGGTAAAGCTAATCCCTCCAGCCCTAATTATCGGTGTATATCCTCTGGGACTTTCGATAAGGCTGTCCAGAACCCTTATGGCTGAGTCCCTTACTGAGGATTTTGTGAGAGCGGCTGTAGCGTGGGGTGTGAAGAGAAGGCGGATCATTTGGAAGTATGCTTTCAGAGCCAGTATCCCACCACTAGTTCAAGTATTCGGTCTGGCCTTCGCCTATAGTTTAATAGATGCGATGGTTGTGGAGTATGCAGTATTCGGGAGAGAAGGGCTTGGCAGGCTTCTTGTCGACGCTTTAAACTACAGTGATTTCAAACTTGCAATAGGTTTGCTAATAGTTGTCACAGTCTTCTATCTTGTAATAAATACGGTGGCGGATGTTATTCAAGCATTAATTGATCCGAGGGTGAGATTGTAA
- a CDS encoding triphosphoribosyl-dephospho-CoA synthase → MPETVEYAEALSLAFALEASGYPKPGNVDRLHDLPGLTYEAFIVTSIVATKYLEKGVRRGIKGWGDVVFGDLVYGIVSDSMRKSGSSNTCLGSSLLIAPLSVAVGLCLRKEEENLNCFIRMIREVVSATTVEDSVEFYRAVREAKPSYIKPTDETGDFVNVWDYDYKKRLRLKKQRLKDVLEFSGSHDIVSHELVNGLPRSVNELRFLTERFNAHKNWNRAVVETFVHLLSREHDTVIVREHGFEAASRVRDLASRYIIKLLVAPQTEWLSLITSLDAEVRRMRVNPASIADIVASTIALYAIDSLTRNGYYLNLNP, encoded by the coding sequence TTGCCGGAAACTGTGGAGTATGCTGAAGCACTGTCTCTAGCGTTCGCCCTGGAAGCATCCGGTTATCCTAAACCCGGGAACGTTGACAGGCTTCACGACCTTCCGGGGCTCACATATGAGGCGTTCATAGTTACAAGCATTGTCGCTACAAAGTATTTGGAGAAGGGTGTACGGAGAGGAATTAAAGGCTGGGGTGACGTAGTATTCGGAGACCTGGTGTATGGTATTGTATCAGATTCTATGAGGAAATCGGGTTCGTCGAACACGTGTCTAGGCTCGAGCCTGTTGATAGCGCCTCTAAGTGTTGCTGTAGGTTTATGCTTGAGAAAGGAGGAGGAAAACCTTAATTGTTTCATAAGAATGATACGCGAGGTTGTGTCAGCAACAACCGTCGAGGATTCTGTAGAATTTTACAGGGCTGTAAGGGAAGCAAAACCAAGCTATATAAAACCCACTGATGAAACAGGAGATTTCGTGAATGTATGGGATTATGACTATAAGAAAAGGCTTAGGTTGAAAAAGCAAAGATTGAAGGATGTTTTAGAATTTAGTGGATCACATGATATAGTATCCCACGAGTTGGTTAACGGGTTGCCAAGAAGCGTTAACGAGTTAAGATTTCTGACCGAAAGGTTTAATGCTCATAAGAACTGGAACCGTGCAGTGGTTGAAACGTTTGTGCACTTGTTAAGCAGGGAACACGATACCGTGATCGTTAGGGAGCATGGTTTCGAAGCGGCCTCTAGAGTTAGGGATTTGGCAAGCCGATACATAATAAAACTCCTCGTAGCACCTCAGACGGAATGGTTAAGCCTCATCACATCTTTAGATGCGGAGGTCAGGAGAATGAGGGTTAATCCAGCCTCGATAGCGGATATTGTTGCATCAACTATTGCGCTATACGCTATCGACTCTTTAACCAGGAATGGGTATTACCTCAATCTAAATCCTTGA
- a CDS encoding ferritin: MNGEVLKALNKQLNQELQNAYLYLSMAAFFDEKSLTGFSHYFKVQAKEELEHAMKFYEHIIDRGGVVELYDVPAPSKKWKSILEAVQEFYDAEVRNTGRIWELVNIARKHEDKATEVFLQWFINEQVEEEKNASELLAKVKMVGDNIAGILALDRMLAERK; encoded by the coding sequence ATGAACGGGGAAGTTCTTAAAGCTTTAAACAAGCAACTTAACCAGGAGCTCCAGAACGCATATCTCTATCTCTCGATGGCCGCATTCTTCGATGAGAAATCCCTAACGGGATTCTCGCATTACTTCAAGGTTCAGGCAAAAGAGGAATTAGAGCACGCTATGAAGTTCTACGAGCACATTATTGATAGAGGAGGCGTTGTAGAGCTCTACGACGTCCCAGCTCCATCCAAGAAGTGGAAAAGCATACTGGAAGCGGTTCAAGAGTTCTATGATGCCGAAGTAAGAAACACTGGTAGAATATGGGAACTGGTTAATATTGCTAGGAAGCATGAGGATAAGGCTACAGAAGTCTTCCTCCAATGGTTCATTAACGAGCAAGTAGAAGAGGAGAAGAATGCTAGCGAGCTATTGGCAAAAGTGAAAATGGTAGGAGATAATATAGCCGGGATCCTCGCGCTAGACAGAATGCTCGCGGAGAGGAAGTAA
- a CDS encoding ornithine carbamoyltransferase gives MPALRHLVRELSGKDLISTLDWTDEQIEIALNLAKEFKEIAHYYGVEHIPKILAGKVFYMLFFAGSTRTRAAFESGMVFLGGHAAFIDATTTRMAFGKQEKAGEAIKDVAAMYDVYGHGLGIRILDKAIDYLYGVGNSYIREMAQAANIPVINMADDMFHPTQGLADIYTFRERFVNPQGKKYVIMWAYSPEIRGWCSVQEDMILFPRFGVDVVIARPPGFDLDPKLVEKAKELAKEHGGSLEITDNLQEAVRGAHAVFPRNWASPTLVQVGYSKFKDEELKIYEKYRNWKVTRELMDLMDKKGVLMHVLPIFRGYEADDDVIDDPKKSVIYEQAENGLWTKMAVLALTMYGVK, from the coding sequence ATGCCTGCGTTGCGACACCTTGTAAGAGAGCTAAGCGGTAAAGACCTTATCTCAACCCTCGACTGGACCGATGAGCAAATAGAGATTGCCCTTAACCTTGCGAAAGAATTCAAGGAGATAGCTCATTACTACGGAGTAGAGCATATTCCGAAAATACTTGCGGGAAAAGTATTCTACATGCTATTCTTCGCTGGCTCGACAAGAACTAGGGCGGCTTTCGAATCTGGAATGGTCTTCCTGGGTGGTCACGCAGCATTCATTGATGCTACAACAACGAGAATGGCGTTTGGAAAGCAGGAGAAGGCTGGCGAGGCTATTAAAGACGTGGCTGCAATGTACGATGTGTATGGACATGGGTTAGGAATAAGGATTCTGGATAAAGCTATAGACTATCTTTACGGTGTTGGAAACTCCTATATAAGGGAGATGGCTCAGGCTGCGAACATTCCAGTCATCAATATGGCTGACGACATGTTTCACCCTACACAGGGTTTGGCTGACATCTACACGTTCAGAGAGAGATTTGTAAATCCGCAGGGCAAGAAATACGTGATAATGTGGGCTTACAGCCCGGAGATCAGGGGATGGTGCAGTGTTCAGGAAGACATGATTCTGTTCCCAAGGTTCGGTGTAGACGTCGTTATCGCTAGGCCGCCGGGGTTCGACCTAGACCCCAAGCTTGTTGAAAAAGCCAAGGAGCTCGCAAAGGAGCATGGTGGAAGCTTAGAGATAACTGACAACTTACAGGAAGCTGTTAGAGGGGCCCACGCTGTTTTCCCTAGAAACTGGGCCTCACCCACCCTGGTTCAAGTCGGCTATAGCAAGTTCAAGGACGAGGAGTTAAAGATTTACGAGAAATATAGGAACTGGAAGGTTACAAGGGAATTGATGGATTTAATGGATAAGAAAGGAGTGTTGATGCACGTCCTACCTATCTTCAGGGGCTATGAAGCGGATGACGACGTGATCGACGATCCCAAGAAATCCGTTATCTACGAGCAAGCCGAGAATGGTTTATGGACAAAGATGGCAGTGTTAGCATTGACGATGTACGGGGTCAAGTAA
- a CDS encoding ABC transporter ATP-binding protein, which translates to MVLAVEAENLKIGYEDEEVVWAVKGVSFKVKVGEIFCLVGESGCGKSTTGNAIVGILPPYSVTDGVLRIFGKTVIEGNKRDYTGVRGRIVSYVPQNPGSSLNPYLTVEEQFYYVMNSVYGWGRKKVVEEATRYLRMVELDPDKVMDYYPHELSGGMQQRTAIALALSTGAKIIVADEPTSALDAHLRLGLIRLLTRLRDTVNLTLIFITHDLLSAGKICDKIAIMYSGRILELGPSGKILTEPLHPYTEMLVDSVPILGIMKPLKTYGGEPLTPGVEVKGCLFLDRCPKKFDKCAENHPAPKEVHERIVECWRYV; encoded by the coding sequence ATGGTTTTAGCGGTTGAAGCAGAGAACTTGAAAATCGGGTATGAAGACGAAGAGGTGGTCTGGGCGGTTAAGGGTGTCTCCTTTAAAGTAAAGGTGGGGGAGATATTTTGCCTCGTAGGTGAAAGCGGGTGTGGGAAATCCACGACGGGCAATGCTATTGTGGGAATCCTACCACCCTACTCGGTGACTGATGGCGTTTTACGCATTTTTGGGAAAACAGTGATAGAGGGGAATAAAAGGGATTACACAGGTGTGAGGGGTCGTATTGTATCATACGTTCCACAAAACCCGGGGTCCAGTTTAAATCCATACCTAACCGTTGAAGAACAATTCTACTATGTCATGAACAGTGTATATGGATGGGGACGGAAGAAGGTGGTAGAGGAGGCTACGAGATATCTTAGAATGGTGGAGCTGGATCCTGATAAGGTTATGGATTATTATCCACACGAGCTAAGCGGGGGGATGCAGCAAAGGACGGCTATAGCGTTAGCCCTGTCCACGGGGGCTAAAATCATCGTTGCTGATGAACCCACATCCGCTTTAGACGCTCATTTGAGGCTTGGGTTGATAAGACTTCTCACCCGGCTGAGAGATACTGTTAACCTAACCCTTATCTTCATAACCCACGACCTATTGTCCGCTGGTAAGATCTGCGATAAAATAGCAATTATGTATTCAGGGAGAATACTAGAGCTTGGCCCATCTGGAAAAATATTGACAGAACCGCTTCACCCCTATACCGAGATGCTTGTTGATTCGGTTCCTATTCTCGGCATAATGAAGCCTTTGAAGACGTATGGAGGAGAGCCCCTGACCCCTGGTGTTGAAGTTAAGGGTTGTTTATTCCTGGATAGATGTCCTAAAAAGTTTGATAAGTGTGCTGAAAACCACCCAGCTCCAAAAGAAGTTCATGAAAGAATTGTTGAGTGTTGGAGGTACGTTTGA
- a CDS encoding ABC transporter permease, whose protein sequence is MANIRNNKPSISGAVKNVQKTFQTKTGFVAIMARAWKRSSRFKIGFVISSLIIMVGVLAPLLAPYPRDGLGYVPEDALQKIRLPPSRDHLFGTDTRGRDIFSRVVFGVRSALIQIFLVVSSSLLIGLFMGVIAAYYKGFIETLINYLIELFMSIPAIVMALALRLIIGSGLLTVVLALIITWWSWYGRVTYIYSRSIVEMDYVLLAKLSGVSGLKIIYRHVIRNASPPVLVQAVTDLGSVLLEASAINFLGLGLPPDSPEWGVIMQEGIQYLSISPWISVFPGIFILVTALGFSLIGDSLREEVDPKLRRRWRLWF, encoded by the coding sequence ATGGCAAACATCCGCAACAATAAACCAAGCATATCCGGTGCTGTGAAAAACGTTCAAAAAACGTTTCAAACCAAGACGGGTTTCGTAGCGATAATGGCTAGAGCGTGGAAGAGGAGTAGCAGGTTTAAAATAGGATTTGTCATCTCATCATTAATCATCATGGTTGGAGTTTTAGCTCCCTTATTAGCTCCATATCCTCGCGACGGGTTAGGCTACGTCCCGGAGGATGCTTTGCAGAAAATTAGGCTCCCACCCTCACGGGATCATTTATTCGGAACAGACACCCGGGGGAGAGATATTTTTTCAAGAGTCGTGTTCGGCGTCAGGTCAGCGTTAATCCAGATTTTCCTCGTAGTTTCCTCTAGCCTATTAATTGGGTTGTTCATGGGGGTGATCGCGGCTTATTACAAGGGGTTCATTGAAACTTTGATAAACTATTTAATCGAATTATTCATGAGTATACCTGCTATTGTAATGGCTCTCGCGTTAAGACTAATCATAGGTTCCGGACTGCTCACTGTGGTACTAGCTTTAATCATAACTTGGTGGTCTTGGTATGGGCGGGTAACTTACATATATTCAAGAAGCATAGTTGAAATGGACTATGTTCTTCTTGCAAAGCTATCCGGGGTTTCAGGCTTGAAAATAATCTATAGGCATGTAATTAGGAATGCATCCCCACCAGTCCTGGTCCAAGCTGTAACTGACCTCGGTAGTGTTCTACTCGAAGCATCAGCGATAAACTTTCTAGGCCTAGGATTACCTCCAGACTCGCCCGAATGGGGCGTAATAATGCAGGAGGGCATTCAATACTTATCGATCTCGCCTTGGATCAGTGTCTTCCCAGGGATCTTCATACTGGTGACAGCTCTGGGATTCAGCCTCATTGGAGATAGTTTGAGAGAAGAAGTAGATCCCAAGTTGAGGAGAAGGTGGAGGTTATGGTTTTAG
- a CDS encoding aminopeptidase gives MLDPRISKQAEIIVDYSLNLKPGEEVVINASVEAVPLVRELVRKIVEKEAYPLLIRLDEESITEAFYKYAPQNVLTHVSIIEKEIVEKASASISIISPSHTKPLANVDPEKIKTRAQARRELNKIFLERSAKGELKWVVTIYPTKALAQEAGMSISEYEDFVFHALYADAENPVAEWTRIGQELSKIAEFLNKVKELRFEGPGINLSLSVEGRKWISDDGKNNMPGGEVFTGPVEESVEGTVEFDYPAIWRGVEVEEVRLVFKNGRVVEASATRGEEFLKKMLNTDEGASRLGEIAFGLNYNINRHTKEILFDEKIGGTIHMALGASYPETGGKNVSSIHWDLIKDMSKGKVYADGVLIYEKGRFIIF, from the coding sequence TTGCTGGATCCAAGAATAAGCAAGCAAGCTGAAATCATAGTGGATTACTCATTGAATCTTAAACCCGGCGAAGAAGTCGTCATAAATGCTTCAGTTGAAGCCGTTCCATTAGTAAGGGAGCTCGTTCGGAAAATAGTTGAGAAAGAAGCATATCCCCTTCTCATAAGGCTTGACGAGGAATCAATAACAGAGGCGTTCTACAAGTATGCGCCTCAAAACGTGCTAACACACGTAAGCATTATTGAGAAGGAAATAGTAGAAAAAGCCAGCGCATCCATCAGCATAATTTCACCCTCCCACACGAAGCCTCTTGCTAATGTAGACCCGGAGAAAATAAAGACTCGTGCCCAGGCGAGAAGAGAGTTAAACAAAATTTTCCTTGAAAGAAGCGCCAAGGGAGAGCTTAAATGGGTGGTTACGATCTACCCCACAAAGGCTCTTGCACAGGAAGCGGGGATGAGCATCTCAGAATACGAGGACTTCGTATTTCACGCTCTCTACGCGGATGCTGAAAACCCGGTGGCCGAGTGGACTAGAATTGGACAGGAGCTTTCAAAAATAGCTGAATTCTTGAACAAGGTTAAGGAGCTCAGGTTTGAAGGGCCTGGAATCAATCTCTCACTGAGCGTTGAGGGGAGAAAATGGATTAGTGATGATGGGAAAAACAACATGCCTGGTGGAGAGGTTTTCACAGGGCCGGTTGAGGAATCTGTAGAGGGAACTGTCGAGTTTGACTATCCCGCAATATGGAGGGGTGTAGAGGTTGAAGAAGTTAGGCTTGTCTTTAAGAACGGTAGAGTTGTTGAAGCCTCCGCTACACGCGGCGAAGAATTCTTAAAGAAGATGTTAAACACTGATGAAGGGGCTTCGAGACTGGGAGAGATAGCCTTCGGGCTTAACTACAATATTAACAGGCACACGAAGGAGATATTGTTCGACGAGAAGATTGGCGGAACAATTCACATGGCTCTCGGAGCGTCCTACCCTGAAACAGGAGGCAAGAACGTTTCTTCAATTCACTGGGATTTGATCAAAGATATGAGCAAAGGCAAAGTATATGCTGATGGAGTTCTAATATATGAGAAGGGTAGATTTATTATTTTTTAA